The genomic window TCAAATAGCGCCTTAAATGCTTCTGCCAACTAACCCCCTGCCAACGCGGGGGGTTGGTTATATTGATAGTGAGGCTCTGTCGTCTCGTGAACATCGTGCGCCGAAATACTGCCTCGAAAAGCGATAGATTTCGGCCTCAGTGACACCTTGAGCCTTAGCCTTAAGCCCTAAGCCTAAAGCCTTAAAGACCACCTTGCGCATCGCCCTGGCCCAAATAGACACCACCATCGGCGACTTCGACGGCAACCTCCGCCTGATTCGCGAGACCGCCCGCCGCGCTGAGACACTCGGCGCCGACCTCTGCTGCTTTCCCGAGCAATGCCTGCCCGGCTATCCGGCGCACGACCTTCTGGAACGCCCGCTCTTCATCCAGCGTAATCTGAATGCCCTTGATGAGTTGGCCCGGACAACCGGGGAGATGGCTCTATTGATCGGGTTCGCCGAGCCGCACACCGGGCCGATCGGCAAACGGCTCTACAACTCGGCAGCACTGCTCGCCGGCGGTCAAGTCGTCTCAGTGCATCGCAAGAGCCTCCTGCCGACCTACGACATCTTCGACGAGAGCCGTTATTTCGATCCCTCGCCGGAAGTGCGCCCGGTCGAATGGAAAGGTGTCCGGCTCGGCATCACGATTTGCGAGGATGCCTGGAACGACCCGACGTTCTGGCCGCACCGCCTTTACGACCGCGACCCGCTCGCCGATCTGACTGCTGCCGGAGCCGATATCCTCATCAACATCGCGGCTTCGCCCTTTACTGTCGAAAAGCGGTCGTTCAGACGTTCGATGCTGCAGGCCGCAGCCGTCCATCTCCGCCGCCCGCTCCTCTTCGTCAACTCGGTAGGCGGCAACGATGAACTGATCTTCGACGGCGCCAGCCTCGCCTTCGGAGCGGATGGCAGGGTCTGGGGTGAAGGCGCCGAGTTCGCCGCCGACTTGATCTTGATCGACACGTCGTCCGGCACCGGCGACCGGCACCCCTCGAACCTTGACGACGACAGCGCAGCCCTCGAAGCACTGGTCCTGGGAACCCGCGATTATGCACAGAAATGTGGATTCGAATCGGCGATTCTCGGCCTTTCGGGGGGGATAGACTCGGCGCTGGTCGCAGCCTTGGGAGCCCGCGCCTTCGGGGCGGAGAACGTAACCGCATTGCTTATGCCGTCGAGATACTCAAGTCGCGGTTCGGTGGAAGACTCCGAGCAACTGGCCCGCAGCCTCGGCATTCGGACGCAAACCATCCCGATCGACGGCCTTTTTCAGCGCTACCTGAGCGACCTCGCACCGCACTTTGCCGGTCATGCGGTTGACACAACTGAAGAGAACCTCCAGGCTCGCATTCGCGGGAATTTGCTGATGGCTTTCTCCAACAAGTTCGGCAGTCTGCTTCTTTCGACCGGCAACAAATCGGAACTGGCGACCGGCTACTGCACCCTTTATGGCGATATGGCAGGCGGCCTGGCGCTCCTGACCGATGTGCCGAAGACGATGGTCTATCGCCTGGCAAGGCTCGTCAACCGCGACCGCGAGGTTATCCCCGAAGCGATCCTGACCAAGCCGCCCTCCGCCGAACTGAAGCCGGATCAGCGCGATCAGGATACGCTCCCGCCCTACGATCTGCTCGACGACCTGATCGACCGCATCGTCGTCCGGGGGCTCGACCGGGAGGCTATAGTGGGGGAGGGTTTTGATCCGGCAGTAGTTGACCGGGTGGCGAAACTTATCGCGGCGAGCGAATACAAACGGCGTCAGGCGCCCATCGGCTTGAAGATTTCTGCCAAGTCGTTCGGTTACGGACGACGGGTGCCGCTGGCGAGCAAGTGGAGATGAGGTCTAATGCCAATGCCAATGCTAATGCTGATGCTGATGCTGGTGGCAAACCGGGGATCGACTCCATCCTTGGCCGCTCCGTAACGGTGAGCCTTGGCCGCCCCGTGTCGGCGGCTGTGCTGCCATGTGTCTCACGTGGCAGCCCCGTCCCTTGCTTGACTGGAAGGGTAGAAGTGCTATATTATGAAATGGGGGAAGGAAGCAAGTGATCAAGTGTAAAAGTGAGAAAGACATGCCGTCAT from Calditrichota bacterium includes these protein-coding regions:
- a CDS encoding NAD+ synthase, whose protein sequence is MRIALAQIDTTIGDFDGNLRLIRETARRAETLGADLCCFPEQCLPGYPAHDLLERPLFIQRNLNALDELARTTGEMALLIGFAEPHTGPIGKRLYNSAALLAGGQVVSVHRKSLLPTYDIFDESRYFDPSPEVRPVEWKGVRLGITICEDAWNDPTFWPHRLYDRDPLADLTAAGADILINIAASPFTVEKRSFRRSMLQAAAVHLRRPLLFVNSVGGNDELIFDGASLAFGADGRVWGEGAEFAADLILIDTSSGTGDRHPSNLDDDSAALEALVLGTRDYAQKCGFESAILGLSGGIDSALVAALGARAFGAENVTALLMPSRYSSRGSVEDSEQLARSLGIRTQTIPIDGLFQRYLSDLAPHFAGHAVDTTEENLQARIRGNLLMAFSNKFGSLLLSTGNKSELATGYCTLYGDMAGGLALLTDVPKTMVYRLARLVNRDREVIPEAILTKPPSAELKPDQRDQDTLPPYDLLDDLIDRIVVRGLDREAIVGEGFDPAVVDRVAKLIAASEYKRRQAPIGLKISAKSFGYGRRVPLASKWR